A single Venturia canescens isolate UGA chromosome 1, ASM1945775v1, whole genome shotgun sequence DNA region contains:
- the LOC122419153 gene encoding uncharacterized protein isoform X1 gives MTSTKSKEIADEYISSLSDLTINSKPLINMLTMLAEDNVEHAPAIVQAVENHLQKVRSEIKLPVLYLIDSIVKNVNGAYLSLFTQNIVNTFCCVFDKVDENTRSSMWKLRQTWNEVFPAKKLYSLDVRVQSIDPAWPITTPPPQISSGSIHVNPRFLVSTPTTPTPPIGQSPSVSLTSNDSTSMSEAVMREQLLKKKRELLELQKRKLDLELLQAETSLEQQRRQLDKQVAGASSVVVPTAHVIPTTDVSQPKPVAPVVPSQATKLVAKQFPAAAASLLKNVGSANGPRIAPASSIAVASARPVSRDPRLKPLPSVGDQGSGSITDPRLRPISSSDVHQKVQQPVASAAAAGGGGDGRGGEGAGGGAATAAAAAALALASATTTSISTVLSDQLKQQLITKQAVTSAMSKPLSNNAGSDFASTFLNASNNDNPISAHENANNNNNNNNNNKTLSGITNKEGVTHRASQKKEPRTSSNNNANNNSSKSIQSQSQTAGLSTLAGSAGGSSTSLTSMNSSTLMSGLRGSGSVIGDSKSRETTKSSRGSGGTSSSSIDKSSTSSKSSHRKLGNKTRSKQPQASPSKISKIDRESSPTTSTGSSPVRSKSRENENSNSIEPNNAASSITNRTSPLVSSSSSTSSSSSFQSSSKSRSKKISLKSRKRSPSPPYRIPRRHNDSNKSSSSSNNTSAVGLTEEEQSGSLIVSPPHPPSTFKDIRANTRLRNYVRRNKDEDNNDDNHDDEVLPDSGNNPLRSVSPQAKKDNSLIDSTSKDEDLRSSVNLPNLSVTTGAIPEKIEDLDLRILPPVSSKRHSSEHAEPVVTKKSKAEKFDALFGNEDVDLRTLTHPKAGRPPTPPPPVISGEDGKDSWAKLKTPSKGDREKQAGSGGGGGNNEDKRDRDRNKDRLGRPRLYNKLPDDPKERRRTLSSEEPEVRPNRRGSRGGCDNDKMERNSDRNIEIIMKQAAEQLKQGCISSSDYNTLIQEVLHMSEDQKLRAAQRKEKETVIWEPGINLEMNRIGGERPGSAFSPSMDGGDLPRSKDHGHPRNRNGPRWQQQNHQPWQQPPAPWAHPPGPSFPPVPPPQGHFNTDFRPVGPWQNPRAFGPIRPDYVPYHRGFNANMPPNPRMGMMPGMGVPNGPILNIMQNGPLGPMGISTPPPSLQLPSINGPSPIIINSVPLQSGQITNMIGNSNLPPITPVGAVTAVTGANATAVVRTLISDSSTIPNCDLEDSQDSSNLRQNSSELPLPDPKQLEAIANDRMKSIEIDGEPREIRYYGQTGIVFMKVDDPREIGFQDGTRRVLIDDKETILCAFNEPYKEFIYEGQVHRIRLGGPSRELYIDDRWYECYFGGLPIKVDLGNKKVSVKLEGPPPQVKIGSVKRRELVVGKVHLILDARELVPVFVDSKPQIFEIDGKPQILEFIDCLERVLLNGRPFKVVFGGLPTSIIVRGKKHFFRFTVLPPGIRPGYVKILGMRGEPPKEYSQEMIQESPASTTIPSIQSAEHDSASQDSSELITPGINSELQVNALPSTLAAPVASPTSTVPYKAEITEATTTPAPPVLTLPLNMNELFQRLVETGIVPNITGQKKPDEEEKKEPVILPVSFDKPETLKVKQPAIASALYSGIQCSSCGARFAPELATRYSHHLDWHFRQNRRERDSARKAHSRPWYYDVSDWIQFEEIEDLEDRAQSWFETEKQTAETEGTATEDSPQETTQPSVPTGSDEDSRCQVCHDVFEQFYNEEKEEWHLRPTVTYEGKNYHPMCLEDHKEKCLLRSLEKSALALLEEEKKEAADESTTMPEELKALESETTKENTDAEMIEEKILEDKNIADESVENNANNENSIAKSDDEMEKVKISEESSNEEAQKIEGTDKDIEEDKLEGGDDAVLNNLENIKIKEEPIDPIESEELQEGENGFQFGNVEIKQEPTDPEPDHEESMLAESAVVDTTHTAVKSSIDGNVELDSATTTIPPAPSRIKINITKPLATKEPDDSKEKPKDKSTGESLPEETTTPLVAASLKPALQGRKLSNLPPIEKGHELSGLCSIM, from the exons ATGACCTCAACCAAGTCCAAGGAGATTGCTGACGAATACATATCGTCGCTCTCTGATCTGACAATAAACAGCAAGCCACTGATTAACATGCTCACCATGCTGGCAGAGGATAATGTCGAGCACGCACCTGCGATCGTCCAAGCAGTCGAGAATCACTTGCAAAAG GTGAGAAGCGAGATCAAACTACCCGTCCTGTATCTCATCGATTCCATCGTCAAGAACGTTAATGGAGCTTATCTTAGCCTCTTCACACAAAACATCGTTAATACTTTCTGCTGCGTTTTCGATAAG GTGGACGAAAATACACGTTCGAGCATGTGGAAACTGAGGCAAACGTGGAACGAAGTATTTCCGGCCAAGAAATTGTACTCTCTCGATGTCAGAGTTCAAAGTATCGATCCAGCTTGGCCGATCACGACGCCACCGCCGCAGATATCGTCCGGTTCTATACACGTAAATCCACGGTTTTTGGTG TCGACTCCTACTACACCAACTCCACCCATAGGACAATCGCCAAGCGTCTCCTTGACGAGCAATGACTCGACATCGATGAGCGAAGCCGTAATGAGGGAACAACTACTCAAGAAAAAACGTGAACTCTTGGAATTGCAAAAACGCAAGCTCGATCTCGAATTACTGCAAGCTGAAACGAGCCTGGAACAACAACGTCGACAATTGGACAAACAAGTTGCCGGTGCATCTAGTGtg GTTGTGCCCACAGCTCATGTGATACCAACGACTGATGTTTCACAGCCGAAACCTGTTGCACCTGTAGTCCCTAGTCAAGCTACTAAGCTAGTGGCCAAACAG ttCCCAGCAGCTGCCGCGTCTCTGTTGAAGAACGTTGGAAGTGCAAACGGTCCCCGAATAGCGCCTGCGAGTAGTATAGCGGTCGCATCGGCTCGTCCAGTCTCACGCGATCCCCGATTGAAGCCGTTGCCATCGGTCGGAGACCAAGGAAGCGGTTCAATAACGGATCCTCGTTTGCGTCCGATCTCGTCGTCAGACGTACATCAAAAGGTCCAACAACCAGTAGcatcagcagcagcagcaggaggAGGTGGCGATGGAAGAGGTGGCGAAGGAGCAGGAGGgggagcagcaacagcagcggcGGCGGCAGCGTTAGCGTTAGCGTCAGCAACGACAACGAGCATAAGCACTGTACTTTCAGACCAATTAAAACAGCAGTTGATAACGAAACAGGCTGTGACTAGCGCAATGAGCAAGCCTTTGTCGAATAATGCCGGGTCAGATTTCGCGTCAACGTTTTTGAACGCTAGTAATAACGATAATCCTATTTCGGCACACGAAAAtgccaacaacaacaacaacaacaacaacaacaataaaacACTAAGTGGTATAACGAATAAAGAGGGTGTAACGCATCGTGCGAGCCAAAAGAAAGAACCCAGAACGTCTAGTAATAATAACGCTAACAATAATAGTTCAAAAAGTATTCAGTCACAATCACAAACGGCGGGTTTATCGACATTAGCTGGTAGCGCTGGTGGTAGCTCAACTtctttaacgagcatgaattCTTCAACGTTGATGTCGGGTCTGCGAGGAAGTGGAAGCGTCATTGGTGATTCAAAGTCGCGAGAAACGACGAAGAGCAGCCGTGGTAGCGGCGGCACTTCATCCTCGTCGATCGATAAGTCTTCCACTTCCTCAAAGTCTTCGCACCGAAAATTAGGGAACAAAACTCGTTCGAAACAACCTCAAGCGTCTCCGAGTAAGATATCGAAAATCGATCGCGAATCGAGCCCCACCACCAGCACCGGCAGTAGCCCCGTTAGATCAAAATCTCGCGAAAACGAAAACAGTAATTCCATTGAGCCTAACAACGCAGCTTCTTCCATCACGAATCGCACATCACCGCTAGTGTCCTCATCATCCTCAACCTCGTCGTCATCCTCCTTCCAATCTTCGTCCAAGAGTCGTAGTAAAAAGATCAGTCTCAAATCGCGAAAACGAAGTCCGAGTCCACCTTACAGAATACCCCGTCGTCATAACGATAGCAACAAATCGTCGTCCAGCTCGAACAATACTTCTGCCGTTGGTCTTACCGAGGAGGAACAGTCCGGTTCGTTGATCGTATCGCCTCCGCATCCTCCCTCTACTTTCAAAGATATACGCGCCAATACGAGATTGAGAAATTACGTCCGGCGAAATAAGGACGAAGACAACAATGACGACAATCACGACGATGAGGTGCTTCCCGATTCAGGGAATAATCCTCTTCGTTCGGTCTCGCCGCAAGCCAAAaaagataattctttgatcgATTCCACGAGCAAAGATGAGGATCTTAGATCGTCCGTCAATCTCCCCAATTTATCCGTTACAACCGGGGCAATACCCGAAAAGA tagaaGACTTGGATCTACGAATTCTACCTCCTGTCAGTTCTAAACGACACAGCTCCGAACACGCCGAGCCTGTAGTTACGAAAAAGTCTAAAGCTGAGAAGTTCGATGC gtTGTTCGGAAATGAGGACGTGGATTTAAGAACATTGACGCATCCGAAAGCTGGTCGTCCACCGACACCGCCACCGCCAGTCATATCGGGTGAAGACGGTAAGGACAGTTGGGCGAAATTAAAGACCCCGAGCAAGGGTGATCGAGAGAAACAGGCGGGTAGCGGTGGTGGGGGTGGTAACAACGAGGATAAACGGGACCGCGATCGTAACAAAGATCGTTTGGGGCGGCCAAGATTATACAATAAATTGCCGGACGATCCGAAGGAGCGTAGAAGAACTCTGTCGTCGGAAGAGCCGGAAGTCCGACCGAATCGTCGTGGCTCTCGCGGTGGTTGCGACAACGATAAAATGGAGCGGAACAGcgatcgaaatatcgaaataataatgaagcaAGCTGCGGAACAATTGAAGCAAGGCTGTATATCCAGTAGCGATTATAACACGTTGATTCAAGAGGTATTGCACATGAGCGAAGATCAAAAATTACGAGCGGCCCAACGAAAGGAGAAGGAAACGGTAATCTGGGAGCCAGGAATCAATTTGGAGATGAATCGTATAGGCGGCGAGCGTCCAGGATCGGCGTTTAGCCCCTCTATGGACGGGGGAGATTTGCCGCGCTCCAAGGATCACGGGCACCCCCGAAATCGTAACGGTCCCCGTTGGCAACAGCAGAATCATCAACCGTGGCAACAGCCACCGGCTCCTTGGGCTCATCCACCCGGGCCGTCTTTTCCACCGGTGCCACCTCCTCAAGGACACTTTAACACCGATTTTCGACCAGTTGGGCCATGGCAAAATCCCCGCGCTTTTGGCCCTATTAGACCCGACTACGTGCCCTATCATCGTGGCTTTAACGCTAACATGCCGCCGAATCCGCGCATGGGTATGATGCCCGGTATGGGAGTTCCCAACGGACCCATCCTCAACATCATGCAAAATGGACCGCTCGGACCTATGGGAATCTCGACCCCGCCGCCATCGCTCCAATTGCCCTCTATCAACGGACCCAGCCCCATCATAATCAACAGCGTGCCTCTGCAATCCGGTCAAATAACGAACATGATTGGAAACTCGAATCTACCGCCTATCACCCCTGTCGGCGCAGTCACCGCTGTCACTGGCGCCAACGCAACCGCGGTCGTTCGAACATTAATATCCGACTCGTCGACGATCCCGAATTGTGACCTTGAGGACAGCCAAGATTCTTCGAATCTCAGGCAGAACAGTAGCGAATTACCATTACCTGATCCGAAACAACTTGAAGCAATTGCCAATGATCGCATGAAATCAATAGAGATCGATGGCGAACCCAGAGAAATTCGATACTATGGACAAACCGGAATTGTTTTTATGAAAGTTGATGATCCCAGAGAAATTGGTTTCCAAGACGGTACCCGAAGAGTTCTTATCGACGACAAAGAAACCATTCTATGCGCCTTTAACGAACCTTACAAAGAATTCATTTACGAGGGTCAAGTTCACAG AATTCGATTGGGTGGACCTTCCAGAGAACTGTATATAGACGATCGATGGTACGAGTGTTATTTCGGTGGTTTGCCTATAAAAGTAGACCTGGGTAACAAAAAAGTAAGTGTCAAGTTAGAAGGTCCTCCACCCCAGGTGAAAATTGGAAGTGTCAAGCGGAGGGAACTTGTCGTCGGAAAAGTTCATTTAATTTTGGACGCAAGAGAATTGGTACCAGTTTTCGTTGATTCGAAACCGCAAAT cTTCGAGATCGACGGCAAACCACAAATTTTGGAATTCATCGACTGTCTGGAGAGAGTTTTACTTAACGGTCGACCATTTAAAGTGGTATTCGGTGGTTTGCCAACGTCGATTATCGTGCGTGgcaaaaaacactttttccgTTTTACCGTTTTGCCGCCCGGTATACGTCCTGGATATGTGAAAATTCTCGGAATGCGAGGAGAACCGCCCAAGGAATATTCCCAAGAAATGATCCAGGAAAGCCCGGCATCAACGACAATTCCAAGTATTCAGAGCGCCGAGCACGATTCAGCCTCGCAAGATAGCTCCGAATTGATCACCCCAGGCATCAATTCCG AATTACAAGTCAACGCTTTGCCTTCGACGCTTGCGGCTCCGGTTGCTTCCCCAACCTCTACTGTGCCTTACAAAGCTGAAATAACTGAAGCTACGACAACTCCTGCGCCACCGGTCCTAACTTTACCGCTCAATATGAACGAGCTTTTCCAGAGACTCGTTGAAACTGGAATCGTTCCGAATATTACAGGACAGAAGAAACCAgacgaagaagagaaaaaagaaccgGTGATACTCCCAGTCTCGTTTGATAAACCGGAAACGCTTAAAGT taAACAGCCGGCTATCGCTTCGGCGTTGTATAGTGGCATACAATGCAGTTCTTGCGGTGCTCGTTTTGCGCCTGAATTGGCCACACGTTATAGTCACCATCTTGATTGGCATTTCCGACAAAATAGACGGGAAAGGGACTCTGCGAGAAAAGCACACTCTAGACCGTGGTATTATGACGTTAGCGATTGGATTCAGTTTGAAGAAATCGAAGATCTAGAGGACAGAG CTCAAAGTTGGTTCGAAACGGAAAAACAAACGGCTGAGACTGAAGGAACCGCGACCGAAGATTCACCCCAAGAAACAACCCAACCCAGCGTTCCAACTGGATCTGATGAAGATTCTCGTTGTCAAGTCTGTCACGACGTTTTCGAGCAATTTTATAacgaagaaaaggaagaaTGGCATTTAAGGCCTACGGTTAcgtatgaaggaaaaaattatCACCCCATGTGCCTCGAAGATCACAAG GAGAAATGTTTGTTG CGATCGCTCGAAAAGTCGGCTCTGGCCCTTCttgaggaagagaaaaaagaagctgCCGACGAATCCACTACCATGCCTGAAGAGTTAAAAGCTCTCGAGAGCGAAACTACCAAGGAAAATACCGATGCGGAAATGATCGAGGAGAAAATACTTGAGGACAAAAACATCGCCGATGAAAGTGTTGAGAATAACGCGAATAACGAAAATTCCATCGCTAAGAGTGACGATGAAATGGAGAAGGTGAAGATTTCGGAGGAGAGTTCTAACGAAGAGGCTCAGAAAATAGAAGGAACGGATAAGGATATTGAGGAAGACAAGTTGGAAGGTGGGGACGACGCGGTGCTTAATAATCtcgaaaatatcaaaattaaaGAAGAACCGATCGATCCGATCGAGAGTGAGGAACTCCAGGAAGGTGAGAATGGCTTCCAGTTTGGCAACGTCGAGATTAAACAAGAACCTACC